A segment of the Stigmatella aurantiaca genome:
CCAACGGCGGCCTGCTCTTCCTCGACGAGGTGGGCGAGCTGCCGCTGGCCCTGCAGGCCAAGCTGCTCACCTTCCTGGACAAGGGCGCCTTCCGGCGGCTGGGCGGCAGCAGCGAGCTGAGCAGCACCGCGCGCGTGGTGGCCGCCACCAACCGCAACCTCACCAGCGAGGTGGCCGATGGCCGCTTCCGCGAGGACCTCTACTTCCGCCTGAGCGTCTTCAAGGTGGACATCCCCCCGCTGCGCGAGCGGCGCGAGGACGTGCTGCCGCTGGCCGAGTCGCTGGTGGCCGAGCTGTGCGCGGAGCTGGGCCGCCGCCCGGTGGGCTTCTCCGCCGCCGCACGCGAGCGGCTCGAGCGCTACCCCTTCCCCGGCAACGTGCGCGAGCTGCGCAACGTGCTCGAGCGCGCCCTGGTGCTCGAGAGCGGCCCCAACCTGGAGCTGGAGGCGCTCGCGCCGCGTCCCGGGGGCCCCGCCCAGACGTCTGATCCCCACGCCTTCGTCGTGGCCGGCCCCCCGCCCCCCTTGGAGGAGATTGAGCGGCGGTATGTCCGCCACGTCCTGGAGCGCATGGAGGGGCGCCGGATGGATGCTGCCCGCGCGCTCGGCATCTCCTACCCCACCTTCCTGCGCCGGCTCGGCGAGGAGTAGGCAGGCAGCACTTCAAGATTCTTGTTCAAGGTTCTTTCATTGACTCCGGGTCCACTTCAAATTTTTTGAAGTCTTCCGGGACTTCCCTGTAAGCCCTCAGAGGGAACCCCCCTTCACACACTTGGCACGGCTCTTGCCCATATGAGCCGGACACGCGCCCCGTTTCCCGCGAGGAGACGCGGCGCCTTCCTGTGTGTGGAGGCTGAGAGAAATGAAGTCCAACGAGCAGAAGGCCGGCGAAACCGGCTCGCTCCGGACGGTGCTGGCCAGTGACTTGCCCGCCTCCCTGGTGGTCTTCCTGGTAGCCCTGCCGCTGTGCATGGGCATCGCCCTGGCCTCGGGGGCTCCCATCATGTCCGGGCTCATCGCCGGGGTGGTGGGCGGCCTGGTGGTGGGCTTGTTCGGCGGTGTGCCGCTGCTGGTGAGCGGCCCGGCCGCAGGCCTGGCGGTAATGGTGTTCGGCTTCATCAATGAGCTGGGCTTCGCCGTCACGTGCGCCGCGGTGGCCGTCGCGGGCGTCATCCAGATGGTGCTCGGCGGCGTGAAGGTGGCGCGCGCCGCGCTGGGCATCTCCCCGGCCGTCATCCACGGCATGCTCGCGGGCATCGGCATCCTCATCGTGCTGGGCCAGCTGCACATCGTGCTGGGCGGCGCGCCGCAGTCCAACGCCTGGGCCAACCTGCGCGAGCTGCCGGGGCAGATCATGGACCTGCATGGCCCCGCGACGATCCTGGGCGTGGTCACCCTTGGCATCCTGGTGCTGTGGCAGGTGATGCCCAACAGCCGCCTCAAGAAGGTGCCCGGACCGCTGGTGGCGGTGGTGGTGGGCTCGGTGGCCGCGGCGGTGTGGGGCGCGGACGTGAAGCGGGTGGATCTGGCCGGGAGCCTCTTCGAGAGCATCCAGCTGCCCCAGCTGCCCGAAAACTGGGGCGCCTTCGTGGTTGCGGTGCTCTCCCTGGCCCTGGTGGCCAGCGCCGAGTCGCTGCTGAGCGCGGTGGCCACGGACAAGCTGCACACCGGCCCTCGCGCCAACCTGGACAAGGAGCTGTTCGCGCAGGGCATGGCCAACACCCTGTCCGGGCTGATGGGCGGCCTGCCCATCACCGGCGTCATCGTGCGCAGCGCGGCCAACATCGCCGCGGGCGCCAAGACGCGCGCGTCCGCCTTCATGCACGGCGTGTGGATGCTGCTCTTCGTGTCCCTGTTGGGCTCCTACCTCGGACTGGTGCCCCTCACCGTGCTGGCCGGTCTGCTCGTCCACGTGGGCATCAAGCTGGTCAACATGCACCACATCCAGGAGCTGCGCCGGCGCGGCGAGCTCGCCGTGTACGTGGTAACGGTGGCCGGCGTGGTGGGCATCAACCTGCTGGCCGGCATCGCGCTGGGCTTCGCGGTGGCGGTGGCGCGGCTGCTGTGGCGGCTGGGCCGGGTGCAGGTGCAGGTGAAGCAGGTGGGTGAGGTGCACCAGGTGCGCGTGGGCGGCGCCCTCACCTTCGTAGGCGTGCCGCAGCTGTCGGCCGCGCTCGCCCAGGTGCCCCATGGGGCACAGGTGGAGCTGGACCTCGCGGTGGAGACGCTGGACCACTCTGGCTACGAGGCCCTGGAGAGCTGGTGCCAGAACCACCGCAAGACGGGCGGCAAGGTGTGGATGGAGCCGCTCGAGGAGGTGTGGGCACGCAAGGGCTCCCCCTCCTCCAACAAGTCCGTAGTGCCCGTTTCCGCAACCACGACTCTTTCCTCGGAGAGTGCCTAATCATGAAGAAGCTCGTTCAGGGTATCCTCGATTTCCAGCGCCACAGCCTTCCCGCCTACCGCTCCACCTTCGCGCGGCTGGCCCATGGACAGACTCCCGACTGCCTGTTCATCGCCTGCGCCGACAGCCGCGTGGTGCCCAACCTGTTCGCGTCCACCAACCCGGGTGACCTCTTCGTCATGCGCAACGTGGGCAACATGGTGCCGCCCTCGGACTCCTCGGGCCTGTCCCTGAGTGACCGCTCCGAGGCCGCGGCCCTGGAGTTCTCCCTGCTCACCCTGCCGGTGAAGGACATCGTGGTGTGCGGCCACTCCGGCTGCGGTGCCATGAAGGCCATTCTGTCGGGGTACAACGACCAGAAGACGCCCAACCTCAGCAGCTGGCTGGATGTGGGCCGCCCTGCCCTGGCCGCCTTCGAGCGCGGTGGGAAGATCGGCGAGGGGCTGGCCCCGTATGACCGGCTCAGCCAGTACAGCGTGCTGCAGCAGATGGAGAACCTGAAGACCTACCCCCTGGTGCGCGATCGTCTGGCGGCCGGCACCGTGCGGCTGCACGGCTGGTGGTTCGACATCGGCCATGCGCGGGTGCACACCTACCATCCGGACCTCGAGCGCTTCGTTCCCATCGATGAGCTCGAGGGAGAGCGCATGCTCAAGGAGATGGAGAGGCCGAGCGGCGCGGGAGAGGCGTCCACCTCGGCCGCCTAAGCC
Coding sequences within it:
- a CDS encoding SulP family inorganic anion transporter, which gives rise to MKSNEQKAGETGSLRTVLASDLPASLVVFLVALPLCMGIALASGAPIMSGLIAGVVGGLVVGLFGGVPLLVSGPAAGLAVMVFGFINELGFAVTCAAVAVAGVIQMVLGGVKVARAALGISPAVIHGMLAGIGILIVLGQLHIVLGGAPQSNAWANLRELPGQIMDLHGPATILGVVTLGILVLWQVMPNSRLKKVPGPLVAVVVGSVAAAVWGADVKRVDLAGSLFESIQLPQLPENWGAFVVAVLSLALVASAESLLSAVATDKLHTGPRANLDKELFAQGMANTLSGLMGGLPITGVIVRSAANIAAGAKTRASAFMHGVWMLLFVSLLGSYLGLVPLTVLAGLLVHVGIKLVNMHHIQELRRRGELAVYVVTVAGVVGINLLAGIALGFAVAVARLLWRLGRVQVQVKQVGEVHQVRVGGALTFVGVPQLSAALAQVPHGAQVELDLAVETLDHSGYEALESWCQNHRKTGGKVWMEPLEEVWARKGSPSSNKSVVPVSATTTLSSESA
- a CDS encoding carbonic anhydrase, which translates into the protein MKKLVQGILDFQRHSLPAYRSTFARLAHGQTPDCLFIACADSRVVPNLFASTNPGDLFVMRNVGNMVPPSDSSGLSLSDRSEAAALEFSLLTLPVKDIVVCGHSGCGAMKAILSGYNDQKTPNLSSWLDVGRPALAAFERGGKIGEGLAPYDRLSQYSVLQQMENLKTYPLVRDRLAAGTVRLHGWWFDIGHARVHTYHPDLERFVPIDELEGERMLKEMERPSGAGEASTSAA